Proteins from a genomic interval of Coccinella septempunctata chromosome 2, icCocSept1.1, whole genome shotgun sequence:
- the LOC123308084 gene encoding ubiquitin carboxyl-terminal hydrolase 14: MPSYKVKVKWGKEIYPDIEVNTDESPIVFKAQLFALTGVLPERQKVMIKGVTLKDNDWANFNLKDGVTILLMGSKEEDVPKEPVEKTVFVEDMNESELATALDLPAGLSNLGNTCYMNATVQCLKSVPELREALQKFEGSISMSSNMIPAQSITAALRDLYISMDKAKTIPPFLLLQVLHLAFPRFAEKNDHGYLQQDANEFWTELIRMLQQKLPAKQNNAEKAEQFKSLIDQYFGGTFDVELKCAEAEDEPVAKSKEQFLQLSCFISQDVRYMHSGLRNKLQEQITKYSPTLERDSLYTKTNKISRLPAYLTVQFVRFYYKEKEAINAKILKDVKFPLDFDAYDLCTPELQEKLAPMRAKFKEVEDMQVELASKSKDKGKNKGDAKSSEALKKYEPYWFEDDLGSNNSGYYTLQAVLTHRGRSSSSGHYVGWVRQSGDTWVKCDDDVVSPVTTEEILKLSGGGDWHCAYVLLYGPRQLEIMEEVEKMEES, encoded by the exons ATGCCTTCATATAAGG ttaaAGTAAAATGGGGTAAAGAAATTTATCCTGATATAGAAGTAAATACAGATGAATCCCCCATAGTCTTCAAAGCTCAATTATTTGCCCTCACTGGGGTACTTCCTGAAAGACAGAAAGTCATGATCAAAGGAGTCACTTTGAAAGATAATGACTgggcaaatttcaatctcaaaGAT GGCGTAACAATATTACTGATGGGTAGCAAAGAGGAAGATGTTCCTAAAGAACCAGTTGAAAAAACTGTTTTTGTAGAAGATATGAATGAAAGTGAATTAGCAACTGCT ttGGATTTACCTGCAGGCTTAAGTAATCTAGGCAATACTTGTTATATGAATGCTACTGTACAATGTTTGAAGTCAGTCCCAGAGTTAAGAGAAGCTTTGCAGAAATTTGAAGGCA GTATATCGATGAGCAGTAATATGATACCAGCTCAATCAATAACAGCAGCTTTAAGGGATCTATATATTAGCATGGACAAGGCAAAAACTATTCCACCATTTCTTCTTTTACAAGTGTTGCATTTGGCTTTCCCTAGATTTGCCGAGAAGAATGATCATGGGTATTTACAACAG GATGCTAATGAATTCTGGACCGAGTTAATCAGAATGCTTCAGCAGAAACTACCGGCAAAACAAAATAATGCTGAGAAAGCCGAGCAATTCAA ATCTCTGATCGATCAGTACTTCGGGGGAACTTTTGACGTTGAATTGAAATGTGCAGAAGCGGAAGATGAACCCGTAGCAAAGAGTAAAGAACAGTTCTTGCAGTTGAGTTGTTTCATTTCCCAAGACGTTAGGTATATGCACTCTGGTTTGAGAAAT AAACTTCAAGAGCAAATCACCAAATATTCCCCCACTTTGGAAAGGGATTCGTTGTATACAAAAACT aataaaataAGTAGATTACCGGCCTATCTAACTGTGCAATTTGTTAGATTTTACTATAAAGAAAAGGAAGCCATCAATGCGAAAATCTTGAAGGATGTCAAGTTTCCTTTGGACTTCGACGCCTACGACCTTTGCACCCCAGAGTTACAGGAAAAATTGGCTCCAATGAGAGCTAAGTTTAAG gAAGTTGAGGACATGCAGGTAGAACTTGCCTCCAAATCCAAAGACAAGGGTAAAAACAAAGGAGATGCCAAATCTAGTGAAgcattgaaaaaatatgaacCTTATTGGTTTGAAGATG aTTTGGGCAGCAATAACAGCGGCTATTACACCTTACAAGCTGTTCTTACCCATCGTGGCCGATCTTCATCTAGTGGTCACTATGTGGGATGGGTCAGGCAATCTGGAGACACGTGGGTTAAATGCGATGATGACGTTGTATCTCCAGTAACAACAGAAGAAATTCTGAAATTATCGGGAGGTG GTGACTGGCACTGTGCCTATGTACTGTTGTACGGACCTCGACAACTCGAAATTATGGAAGAAGTGGAGAAGATGGAGGAAAGTTAA
- the LOC123308222 gene encoding uncharacterized protein LOC123308222 isoform X1 yields the protein MQPEQSRYINSVSDLLLSTDEIEFLLEDIRDLEPTSCKPEDIQVADGMSSVLQDFEIAGSRTGALSSADCAGGCDCDSPLDTVNSWDSHSHYRQRAASPDISLYSGVIVYCDHTHLKTPTGFLRVILLATTIACLACLCSSGTMKVGLFMLPSVGRIRFMMFVSLLSILATCLLLFLDISHIIYLFPFNWGKLNAYFYVSLSVLFLIASSLIFHSIFLSEAFSWVPKWTHEHLLVTGCLGYVCCLESVLLALIQKRSKGPYEPVAEDPSMNLQERQTSLQSSPFHRSNQVSHNYKPMMNHPSIGPSTSRQETYYFEDVQPCSSKTGTHYRTAS from the exons ATGCAGCCAGAGCAAAGCCGATATATCAATTCGGTTTCAGATCTTTTACTTAGTACTGACGAAATCGAGTTCTTGTTAGAAGACATCAGAGACCTGGAGCCCACAAGCTGTAAACCTGAAGATATTCAG GTTGCCGATGGTATGAGTTCTGTGTTGCAGGACTTTGAGATCGCAGGCAGCAGGACGGGCGCGCTCAGCAGCGCCGATTGTGCAGGAGGATGCGACTGCGACTCGCCCCTGGATACGGTCAACTCTTGGGATTCACACTCTCATTATAGGCAGAGGGCGGCATCTCCCGATATTTCTCTCTATTCTGGCGTGATAGTGTATTGCGATCACACACATTTGAAAACACCAACAGGATTCTTGAGAGTTATACTACTT gCTACAACTATAGCATGTTTAGCATGCCTGTGCAGTTCTGGAACAATGAAAGTAGGACTATTCATGCTTCCTTCGGTTGGGAGAATACGATTCATGATGTTTGTATCTCTTTTGAGTATACTAGCTACTTGCCTGTTACTCTTTCTTGATATTTCTCATATAATATACTTGTTTCCCTTCAACTGGGGCAAATTG aatgcATATTTTTATGTGAGCCTTAGTGTGTTGTTCCTGATAGCTTCATCACTGATTTTCCATTCCATATTCTTATCAGAGGCCTTTTCCTGGGTTCCAAAATGGACACATGAACATTTACTAGTCACAGGT TGTCTAGGATATGTGTGCTGCTTGGAATCTGTCCTTTTGGCCTTAATACAAAAGCGTTCTAAGGGTCCTTATGAGCCAGTAGCCGAAGATCCTAGTATGAACCTTCAGGAGCGACAGACTTCCCTGCAATCCTCGCCATTCCATAGGTCCAATCAAGTATCGCACAACTATAAACCTATGATGAATCATCCTTCAATTGGTCCATCCACTTCCCGACAGGAGACATATTACTTCGAAGATGTCCAGCCTTGTTCTTCGAAAACTGGCACACATTACAGAACTGCCTCATAG
- the LOC123308222 gene encoding uncharacterized protein LOC123308222 isoform X3, which yields MWCSKAIVADGMSSVLQDFEIAGSRTGALSSADCAGGCDCDSPLDTVNSWDSHSHYRQRAASPDISLYSGVIVYCDHTHLKTPTGFLRVILLATTIACLACLCSSGTMKVGLFMLPSVGRIRFMMFVSLLSILATCLLLFLDISHIIYLFPFNWGKLNAYFYVSLSVLFLIASSLIFHSIFLSEAFSWVPKWTHEHLLVTGCLGYVCCLESVLLALIQKRSKGPYEPVAEDPSMNLQERQTSLQSSPFHRSNQVSHNYKPMMNHPSIGPSTSRQETYYFEDVQPCSSKTGTHYRTAS from the exons ATGTGGTGTTCGAAGGCAATA GTTGCCGATGGTATGAGTTCTGTGTTGCAGGACTTTGAGATCGCAGGCAGCAGGACGGGCGCGCTCAGCAGCGCCGATTGTGCAGGAGGATGCGACTGCGACTCGCCCCTGGATACGGTCAACTCTTGGGATTCACACTCTCATTATAGGCAGAGGGCGGCATCTCCCGATATTTCTCTCTATTCTGGCGTGATAGTGTATTGCGATCACACACATTTGAAAACACCAACAGGATTCTTGAGAGTTATACTACTT gCTACAACTATAGCATGTTTAGCATGCCTGTGCAGTTCTGGAACAATGAAAGTAGGACTATTCATGCTTCCTTCGGTTGGGAGAATACGATTCATGATGTTTGTATCTCTTTTGAGTATACTAGCTACTTGCCTGTTACTCTTTCTTGATATTTCTCATATAATATACTTGTTTCCCTTCAACTGGGGCAAATTG aatgcATATTTTTATGTGAGCCTTAGTGTGTTGTTCCTGATAGCTTCATCACTGATTTTCCATTCCATATTCTTATCAGAGGCCTTTTCCTGGGTTCCAAAATGGACACATGAACATTTACTAGTCACAGGT TGTCTAGGATATGTGTGCTGCTTGGAATCTGTCCTTTTGGCCTTAATACAAAAGCGTTCTAAGGGTCCTTATGAGCCAGTAGCCGAAGATCCTAGTATGAACCTTCAGGAGCGACAGACTTCCCTGCAATCCTCGCCATTCCATAGGTCCAATCAAGTATCGCACAACTATAAACCTATGATGAATCATCCTTCAATTGGTCCATCCACTTCCCGACAGGAGACATATTACTTCGAAGATGTCCAGCCTTGTTCTTCGAAAACTGGCACACATTACAGAACTGCCTCATAG
- the LOC123308222 gene encoding uncharacterized protein LOC123308222 isoform X2, translating to MQPEQSRYINSVSDLLLSTDEIEFLLEDIRDLEPTSCKPEDIQDFEIAGSRTGALSSADCAGGCDCDSPLDTVNSWDSHSHYRQRAASPDISLYSGVIVYCDHTHLKTPTGFLRVILLATTIACLACLCSSGTMKVGLFMLPSVGRIRFMMFVSLLSILATCLLLFLDISHIIYLFPFNWGKLNAYFYVSLSVLFLIASSLIFHSIFLSEAFSWVPKWTHEHLLVTGCLGYVCCLESVLLALIQKRSKGPYEPVAEDPSMNLQERQTSLQSSPFHRSNQVSHNYKPMMNHPSIGPSTSRQETYYFEDVQPCSSKTGTHYRTAS from the exons ATGCAGCCAGAGCAAAGCCGATATATCAATTCGGTTTCAGATCTTTTACTTAGTACTGACGAAATCGAGTTCTTGTTAGAAGACATCAGAGACCTGGAGCCCACAAGCTGTAAACCTGAAGATATTCAG GACTTTGAGATCGCAGGCAGCAGGACGGGCGCGCTCAGCAGCGCCGATTGTGCAGGAGGATGCGACTGCGACTCGCCCCTGGATACGGTCAACTCTTGGGATTCACACTCTCATTATAGGCAGAGGGCGGCATCTCCCGATATTTCTCTCTATTCTGGCGTGATAGTGTATTGCGATCACACACATTTGAAAACACCAACAGGATTCTTGAGAGTTATACTACTT gCTACAACTATAGCATGTTTAGCATGCCTGTGCAGTTCTGGAACAATGAAAGTAGGACTATTCATGCTTCCTTCGGTTGGGAGAATACGATTCATGATGTTTGTATCTCTTTTGAGTATACTAGCTACTTGCCTGTTACTCTTTCTTGATATTTCTCATATAATATACTTGTTTCCCTTCAACTGGGGCAAATTG aatgcATATTTTTATGTGAGCCTTAGTGTGTTGTTCCTGATAGCTTCATCACTGATTTTCCATTCCATATTCTTATCAGAGGCCTTTTCCTGGGTTCCAAAATGGACACATGAACATTTACTAGTCACAGGT TGTCTAGGATATGTGTGCTGCTTGGAATCTGTCCTTTTGGCCTTAATACAAAAGCGTTCTAAGGGTCCTTATGAGCCAGTAGCCGAAGATCCTAGTATGAACCTTCAGGAGCGACAGACTTCCCTGCAATCCTCGCCATTCCATAGGTCCAATCAAGTATCGCACAACTATAAACCTATGATGAATCATCCTTCAATTGGTCCATCCACTTCCCGACAGGAGACATATTACTTCGAAGATGTCCAGCCTTGTTCTTCGAAAACTGGCACACATTACAGAACTGCCTCATAG
- the LOC123308222 gene encoding uncharacterized protein LOC123308222 isoform X4, protein MWCSKAIDFEIAGSRTGALSSADCAGGCDCDSPLDTVNSWDSHSHYRQRAASPDISLYSGVIVYCDHTHLKTPTGFLRVILLATTIACLACLCSSGTMKVGLFMLPSVGRIRFMMFVSLLSILATCLLLFLDISHIIYLFPFNWGKLNAYFYVSLSVLFLIASSLIFHSIFLSEAFSWVPKWTHEHLLVTGCLGYVCCLESVLLALIQKRSKGPYEPVAEDPSMNLQERQTSLQSSPFHRSNQVSHNYKPMMNHPSIGPSTSRQETYYFEDVQPCSSKTGTHYRTAS, encoded by the exons ATGTGGTGTTCGAAGGCAATA GACTTTGAGATCGCAGGCAGCAGGACGGGCGCGCTCAGCAGCGCCGATTGTGCAGGAGGATGCGACTGCGACTCGCCCCTGGATACGGTCAACTCTTGGGATTCACACTCTCATTATAGGCAGAGGGCGGCATCTCCCGATATTTCTCTCTATTCTGGCGTGATAGTGTATTGCGATCACACACATTTGAAAACACCAACAGGATTCTTGAGAGTTATACTACTT gCTACAACTATAGCATGTTTAGCATGCCTGTGCAGTTCTGGAACAATGAAAGTAGGACTATTCATGCTTCCTTCGGTTGGGAGAATACGATTCATGATGTTTGTATCTCTTTTGAGTATACTAGCTACTTGCCTGTTACTCTTTCTTGATATTTCTCATATAATATACTTGTTTCCCTTCAACTGGGGCAAATTG aatgcATATTTTTATGTGAGCCTTAGTGTGTTGTTCCTGATAGCTTCATCACTGATTTTCCATTCCATATTCTTATCAGAGGCCTTTTCCTGGGTTCCAAAATGGACACATGAACATTTACTAGTCACAGGT TGTCTAGGATATGTGTGCTGCTTGGAATCTGTCCTTTTGGCCTTAATACAAAAGCGTTCTAAGGGTCCTTATGAGCCAGTAGCCGAAGATCCTAGTATGAACCTTCAGGAGCGACAGACTTCCCTGCAATCCTCGCCATTCCATAGGTCCAATCAAGTATCGCACAACTATAAACCTATGATGAATCATCCTTCAATTGGTCCATCCACTTCCCGACAGGAGACATATTACTTCGAAGATGTCCAGCCTTGTTCTTCGAAAACTGGCACACATTACAGAACTGCCTCATAG
- the LOC123307476 gene encoding uncharacterized protein LOC123307476 produces the protein MNENVENSDTVHARKSLYMRIAPVVDTYDDVIKNKLQSGKFPFTRPGVIKVVAMLCLIASLGLFLGTSLCDETSKWYPFFLPSVETCAIATLSVLYVIFASGCTTNHPAFWVKLDITLNLFLAVVGIVSIVTSMCDCGKGDFSQVIIGVVGICGYLTSVIGCISIFLMYRFVDDKPRSQPDRPTQFRKSVFA, from the exons ATGAACGAAAACGTGGAAAATAGTGATACAGTGCACGCAAGGAAGTCTTTGTATATGAGGATAGCTCCTGTTGTTGACACCTACGATGACGTGATAAAGAACAAATTACAAAGCGGGAAATTTCCATTTACAAGACCGGGAGTAATAAAAGTTGTAGCTATG TTATGTTTGATTGCCAGCTTAGGATTATTTTTGGGAACCTCCTTATGCGACGAAACTTCTAAATGGTATCCTTTTTTCTTACCTTCTGTTGAGACTTGTGCAATAGCAACCTTATCAGTTCTCTATGTCATTTTTGCATCAGGTTGTACAACCAATCATCCGGCATTCTGGGTTAAGCTT GACATAACTCTCAACCTGTTCCTGGCTGTAGTTGGAATCGTATCGATTGTAACGAGTATGTGCGATTGCGGAAAAGGTGACTTTTCACAAGTGATCATCGGG GTTGTTGGCATTTGCGGATACCTGACATCTGTGATTGGATGTATTTCTATATTCCTGATGTACAGATTTGTCGATGACAAACCAAGATCGCAACCCGATAGACCAACACAGTTTCGTAAATCAGTCTTTGCTTAG
- the LOC123307475 gene encoding DNA polymerase iota: MNTNGYKDEHARTIIHIDLDCFYAQVETLKRSELKNVPLGIQQKNIVVTSNYIAREFGIRKCMLLTEAMQLCPNLVLVNGEDLNDYRTMSYKVTALLQKYSEVVERLGLDENFVDVTKLVEEKLRSMNSSLGDQIQSVTNVFGSNEGYCQCGCEVRLKVGSLIAEEMRRLIYTQLGLTSCAGIAHNKLLAKIVCSKHKPNQQSMIYPDNALELMLSLNNVESIPGIGKATADLLQNIGIRTIEDLQNAELIELKKLFDIDKAKFLQNLSYGIDNSQVKKSGKPSSIGLEDSCRLICAEKEVKEKLRELLKRLLLLVEADGRLPRTIKLTVRKFDKLTKMSRRETKQSNINSHFFTSGCVAEMNPNNIEKILMILMNMFRKLVKVHKPFHITLLGISFVKFNERPSYRNSIASFLRKDLEVQSIINIENLISNESSPESRNQSPSSCRESSDPESEPTPKRSKLAIFKRNRNFFEYDTCESPSKLRVQDLQLTSEKRENIQNIKCPPSVDESVFQELPLNVQQEIWSDYAKSEIDSASCANKPKKMKTGNSILNYLVQK, encoded by the coding sequence atgaatacAAATGGATATAAGGATGAACATGCAAGAACAATCATACATATTGATCTTGATTGTTTCTATGCACAAGTGGAAACTCTAAAAAGGTCCGAACTGAAAAATGTTCCTCTTGGAATACAGCAGAAGAACATAGTTGTAACAAGCAATTACATTGCCAGAGAATTCGGAATAAGAAAATGCATGCTGCTTACGGAAGCAATGCAACTATGTCCGAATTTAGTTTTGGTGAATGGTGAAGATTTGAACGACTATAGAACTATGTCTTATAAAGTGACGGCACTGTTGCAGAAGTACTCGGAGGTTGTGGAACGTTTGGGATTGGATGAAAATTTTGTGGATGTGACAAAATTAGTCGAAGAAAAACTCAGAAGTATGAACAGTTCCTTAGGTGACCAAATTCAAAGTGTGACAAATGTATTTGGAAGTAATGAAGGCTATTGCCAATGTGGTTGTGAAGTTCGATTAAAAGTGGGAAGTTTAATTGCGGAGGAAATGAGAAGACTTATTTATACCCAATTAGGGTTAACCAGCTGTGCTGGAATAGCTCATAATAAATTACTCGCCAAAATTGTATGTTCTAAACACAAGCCCAATCAACAAAGTATGATATATCCTGATAATGCTCTAGAGTTGATGTTGAGTTTGAATAACGTCGAGAGTATACCAGGGATTGGCAAAGCTACAGCAGATTTGTTGCAAAATATAGGAATCAGAACGATCGAAGATCTTCAAAATGCCGAACTTATTGAGCTGAAGAAATTGTTTGATATCGACAAAGCAAAGTTTTTACAGAACTTGAGTTACGGAATAGATAATAGCCAGGTCAAAAAAAGTGGGAAGCCGTCAAGTATAGGATTAGAAGACAGTTGTAGGTTGATCTGTGCTGAAAAGGAAGTTAAAGAAAAGCTCAGGGAGTTGTTGAAACGGTTATTATTGTTGGTTGAAGCTGATGGACGTCTTCCAAGAACAATAAAGTTAACCGTTCGAAAATTCGATAAATTGACCAAGATGAGTCGAAGGGAAACCAAGCAGTCCAACATTAATTCGCATTTTTTCACTTCTGGATGTGTCGCGGAGATGAATCCGAacaatatcgaaaaaattttaatgatactGATGAATATGTTCAGAAAATTAGTCAAAGTTCACAAACCCTTCCACATAACCCTGCTAGGAATTTCTTTTGTTAAATTCAACGAAAGACCCAGCTACCGAAATTCCATTGCATCATTTTTAAGGAAAGATCTTGAAGTACAAAGtattataaatattgaaaatttaataaGTAACGAATCGTCTCCCGAAAGCAGAAATCAATCGCCTTCCAGTTGTAGGGAATCCAGCGATCCTGAATCTGAACCTACGCCCAAAAGATCAAAATTGGCGATATTTAAGAGGAATAGGAATTTTTTCGAATACGACACGTGCGAGTCTCCTTCCAAATTACGAGTGCAGGATCTCCAACTTACCTCTGAAAAacgcgaaaatattcaaaatatcaaatGCCCTCCAAGCGTAGACGAATCTGTTTTTCAAGAGTTACCTTTAAACGTTCAGCAAGAAATATGGTCCGACTATGCTAAAAGTGAAATCGATTCTGCCTCGTGTGCGAATAAgcctaaaaaaatgaaaactggtAATAGTATACTGAATTATTTAGTCCAAAAGTGA
- the LOC123307888 gene encoding uncharacterized protein LOC123307888, producing MPRFCCVPKCLNNNKNKKCFHIPTNKDVQRIWLQRINNSKVPYSSRIDLYVVCEEHFNQDCVRPNGKLIKFSLPTLNLPDYCADPENKDIFFQNHLQANHLIEKNLRMEHRFPLPN from the exons ATGCCTAGGTTTTGTTGCGTTCCCAAGTGCCtcaacaataataaaaataaaaaatg CTTTCATATACCCACCAATAAAGATGTTCAGAGAATATGGCTGCAGCGGATCAACAACAGTAAAGTACCCTACTCATCTCGAATTGATCTATATGTAGTCTGTGAGGAGCATTTCAATCAGGATTGTGTGAGGCCGAACGGTAAATTGATAAAATTCTCTTTACCAACACTAAACTTGCCTG ATTATTGTGCCGATCCAGAGaataaagatatattttttcaaaaccaCCTACAGGCCAACCATCTGATAGAGAAG AATCTCCGAATGGAGCACAGATTTCCACTTCCAAATTAG